One segment of Panicum virgatum strain AP13 chromosome 3K, P.virgatum_v5, whole genome shotgun sequence DNA contains the following:
- the LOC120698605 gene encoding potassium channel AKT2-like isoform X2, translating into MKVSSGFESASASSAGGSAGSGSGSSSGWGSGSFNLRNLSKVILPPLGGPSGHSQLHAGSDKWVISPLDSRYRCWETFMVVLVAYSAWVYPFEVAFMNASPKGGLEVADIVVDLFFAVDIVLTFFVAYIDPRTQLLVRDRKKIALRYLSTFFIMDVASTIPFQGLAYLITGEVREGAAYSLLGVLRLWRLRKVKQFFTRLEKDIRFSYFWVRCARLVAVTLFLVHCAGCLYYLIADRYPDRDKTWIGAAIPNFRQASLRIRYISSIYWSITTMTTVGYGDLHAENTVEMVFNILYMLFNLGLTAYLIGNMTNLVVEGTRRTMEFRNSVRAASNFVGRNRLPPRLKQQILAYMCLKFRADSLNQQQLMDQLPKSIYKSICEQLFLPVVRDVYLFRGVSREGLLCLVTKMKPEYIPPREDVIVQDEAPEDVYVVVSGEVEAVRLDGADERVQATLGARDIFGEASALSDRAQGFTFRTRTLSQLLRLKQATLKEAMQTRPEDSVVIINNFLKVEMHGMKVEDLLGENTGEPQGDASNVLTVAAMGNSALLEDLLRAGKDADVGDAKGRTALHIAAAKGYEDCVLVLLKHGCNVNIRDAQGGTALWHAVAAGHHRISNILYHFARVSSPRAGGDVLCLAARRNDVGALRELLRLGVDADAEDHDGATALRAAVAEGHADAARFLIMNGASVDKAGLDDGGGSGPGGARLTMSPVELRELLRKRELGHQITILNPPAVVPVNGEGSSSGHSRQGRFPSASPPDSARWPRPRVSIYKGHPFARTQSSDAGKLIHLPGTMEELRAIIREKLKVVHAEKAPIVNDEGAEVDSVDVIRDNDKLFVVTEEDLRRLAAMEPVPASS; encoded by the exons ATGAAGGTCAGCTCGGGCTTTGAgagcgcgagcgcgagcagcgccggcggctCTGCTGGCTCGGGCTCCGGCAGCAGCTCCGGCTGGGGCTCGGGCTCCTTCAACCTCCGGAACCTATCCAAGGTCATCCTGCCGCCGCTCGGCGGGCCCTCCGGCCACAGCCAGCTCCATGCCGGCTCCGACAAGTGGGTCATCTCGCCGCTCGACTCCAGATACAG GTGCTGGGAGACGTTCATGGTGGTCCTGGTGGCGTACTCGGCGTGGGTGTACCCGTTCGAGGTGGCGTTCATGAACGCGTCCCCCAagggcggcctggaggtggcgGACATCGTCGTCGACCTCTTCTTCGCCGTCGACATCGTGCTCACCTTCTTCGTCGCCTACATCGACCCCAGGACCCAGCTGCTCGTCCGCGACAGGAAGAAGATTGCCCTCAG GTACCTGTCGACGTTCTTCATCATGGACGTGGCGTCGACGATCCCGTTCCAGGGCCTGGCCTACCTCATCACCGGCGAGGTCCGGGAGGGAGCCGCCTACAGCCTGCTCGGCGTGCTCCGCCTCTGGCGGCTCCGCAAGGTCAAGCAGTTCTTCACCAGGCTCGAGAAGGACATCCGCTTCAGCTACTTCTGGGTCCGCTGCGCGCGCCTCGTCGCG GTGACGCTGTTCTTGGTGCACTGCGCCGGCTGCCTCTACTACCTGATCGCCGACCGGTACCCGGACCGGGACAAGACGTGGATCGGCGCGGCGATCCCCAACTTCCGGCAGGCCAGCCTGCGGATCCGCTACATCTCCTCCATCTACTGGTCCATCACCACCATGACCACCGTCGGCTACGGCGACCTCCACGCCGAGAACACCGTCGAGATGGTCTTCAACATCCTCTACATGCTCTTCAACCTCGGCCTCACCGCCTACCTCATCGGCAACATGACCAACCTCGTCGTCGAGGGCACCCGCCGCACCATGGAGTTC AGGAACAGCGTCAGGGCGGCGTCCAACTTCGTGGGCCGGAAccgcctgccgccgcggctCAAGCAGCAGATCCTGGCCTACATGTGCCTCAAGTTCAGGGCCGATAGCCTGAACCAGCAGCAGCTCATGGACCAGCTGCCCAAGTCCATCTACAAGAGCATCTGCGAGCAGCTCTTCCTCCCAGTCGTCAGGGACGTCTACCTCTTCAGGGGCGTCTCCAGGGAGGGGCTCCTCTGCCTCGTCACCAAGATGAAGCCCGAGTACATCCCGCCGCGGGAGGACGTGATCGTGCAGGACGAGGCGCCCGAGGACGTGTACGTCGTCGtctccggcgaggtggaggccGTGCGGCTCGACGGCGCCGACGAGCGGGTGCAGGCCACGCTGGGGGCGCGGGACATCTTCGGCGAGGCCAGCGCGCTGAGCGACCGCGCACAGGGCTTCACGTTCCGGACCAGGACGCTCAGCCAGCTGCTGCGCCTCAAGCAGGCCACGCTCAAGGAGGCCATGCAGACCAGGCCCGAGGACAGCGTCGTCATCATCAACAACTTCCTCAAG GTCGAGATGCATGGCATGAAGGTCGAGGACTTGCTGGGAGAGAACACTGGCGAGCCGCAGGGCGATGCTAGTAATGTGCTCACGGTCGCCGCGATGGGGAACAGCGCCTTGCTCGAGGACCTCCTCAGGGCCGGGAAGGACGCCGACGTCGGCGACGCCAAGGGCAGGACAGCACTG CACATCGCGGCGGCCAAGGGGTACGAGGACTGCGTGCTGGTGCTCCTCAAGCACGGCTGCAACGTCAACATCCGGGACGCGCAGGGCGGCACGGCGCTGTGGCACGCCGTCGCGGCGGGGCACCACAGGATCTCCAACATCCTCTACCACTTCGCGCGCGTGTCgagcccgcgcgccggcggcgacgtcctgtgcctcgcggcgcgccGCAACGACGTCGGCGCGCTCCGGGAGCTGCTCAGGCTCGGCGTGGACGCGGACGCGGAGGACCACGACGGCGCCACCGCGCTGCGCGCCGCGGTGGCCGAGGGCCACGCCGACGCGGCCAGGTTCCTGATCATGAACGGGGCCAGCGTCGACAAGGCCGgcctcgacgacggcggcggctccggccccggcggcgcgcggctgacGATGTCGCCGGTCGAGCTGCGCGAGCTCCTGCGGAAGCGGGAGCTCGGCCACCAGATCACCATCCTCAACCCGCCAGCGGTTGTCCCGGTGAACGGCGAAGGCTCGTCGTCGGGGCACAGCCGCCAGGGCAGGTTCCCGAGCGCAAGCCCGCCGGACAGCGCCCGCTGGCCTCGCCCTCGCGTGAGCATATACAAGGGCCACCCGTTCGCCAGAACCCAGAGCTCGGACGCCGGCAAGCTGATCCACCTGCCCGGCACGATGGAAGAGCTCAGAGCCATCATCC GCGAGAAGCTGAAGGTCGTCCACGCGGAGAAGGCGCCGATCGTGAACGACGAAGGAGCGGAGGTCGACTCCGTCGACGTGATCAGGGACAACGACAAGCTGTTCGTGGTCACCGAAGAGGATCTGAGGCGGCTGGCAGCCATGGAACCGGTGCCCGCGTCGTCGTAG
- the LOC120698604 gene encoding uncharacterized protein LOC120698604 isoform X2 gives MDQLVNELSATGQGADSKAQSPPKKAGRMLLEGNWAEYGRTYLALFLRLQIGVFLQFFWCFPFRQPRSSFRLPRSRAWPTRDAVRRPRRRRRARKPHGRKASPQAALQHAAAGKASPGRPASARTGVKGRIWEEIMEKYFKRKAPELDSSINPRNLCVEDINWEEEIKYDPGLRKQIDSYHPNQREKVRRKYLENGPCQPRTCNFPVSYIGDKPRRFIPEWFDEFGSWLEYSESKGRAYCFYCFLFREKKDAGYEAFVVNGWNGYHRKDRLRLHVGDVGGLHFVAMKKCDDLLRREQHIDVAWNHHCEKAKRAYFTRLNGSIDTARLLLKQGLPFRGHDE, from the exons ATGGACCAATTAGTCAATGAGCTTTCAGCCACAGGCCAAGGCGCAGACAGCAAGGCCCAAAGCCCACCAAAAAAAGCAGGAAGAATGCTTCTCGAAGGAAACTGGGCAGAATACGGAAGGACGTATCTTGCTCTGTTCTTGCGCTTGCAGATTGGCGTCTTTCTTCAGTTCTTCTGGTGCTTTCCTTTTCGCCAGCCGCGCTCGTCTTTTCGCCTGCCGCGCTCGCGCGCTTGGCCGACACGCGACGCGGTGCGGCGACCTCGACGCAGGCGCAGGGCACGCAAGCCGCACGGCCGCAAGGCAAGCCCGCAAGCAGCACTGCAGCACGCAGCAGCAGGCAAGGCATCGCCCGGCCGCCCAGCGTCTGCAAGGACAGGGGTCAAAGGGCGCATTTGGGA GGAAATCATGGAGAAGTATTTTAAAAGAAAAGCACCAGAGCTAGATAGTAGCATCAATCCACGAAATTTATGTGTGGAGGATATAAATTGGGAAGAAGAGATTAAATATGATCCGGGCTTAAGGAAACAAATTGATTCTTATCATCCTAATCAGAGAGAGAAGGTGAGAAGAAAATACTTAGAGAACGGGCCTTGTCAGCCTCGCACATGCAACTTTCCTGTTTCATATATTGGAGACAAGCCAAGAAGATTTATTCCGGAATGGTTTGATGAGTTTGGAAGTTGGCTTGAGTATAGTGAGTCCAAGGGTAGAGCATACTGCTTTTATTGTTTCTTGTTTAGAGAAAAGAAAGATGCAGGATATGAAGCATTTGTTGTTAATGGTTGGAATGGTTATCACAGGAAAGATAGGCTACGACTACATGTTGGTGATGTTGGTGGCCTGCACTTTGTTGCAATGAAGAAGTGTGATGATTTGTTAAGGAGGGAGCAACACATAGATGTTGCTTGGAATCACCACTGTGAAAAAGCTAAGAGGGCTTATTTTACACGGTTGAATGGATCAATTGATACTGCTAGGCTATTGCTGAAGCAAGGATTGCCTTTTCGTGGTCATGATGAGTAA
- the LOC120698604 gene encoding uncharacterized protein LOC120698604 isoform X1, producing the protein MMSKKTPTIKGISWNFIIVATVRKHKGISNFLTRISMLLNVVGGSAKRRDMIRDINHEQVRKALGCGQLETGTGLNQEQCLQRPGDTRWSSHYKTFKSLVSMFPTVVQVLKVVEKDDKDWRNRDQASNLLVYFQSFDFVFYLHLMLTTLAATNTLSLSLQRKDQDIVNAIGCVRSTRHHLISLRRDEWGKLLDEVNEFCAMHDIGTLQMEDTYIDPQQPRKKSGITNKHHYEVDCFNEVIDWLVQELDSRFNETSSELLVCSAAFNPRDSFADFDVDNLMRLAELYPDDFSFDDLRELRHQLCLYIADVREDGRFSNLNTIGELSQKMVQSKKHHRYTFVYWLLKLVLVLPIATATVERCFHAMKIVKTCLANRMGDEHLSNRLICYVEKEILKKVTNEAVVRRFMNMEGKDRKYDI; encoded by the coding sequence ATGATGAGTAAAAAAACTCCAACAATAAAGGGAATTTCTTGGAATTTTATCATTGTGGCAACCGTGAGAAAACATAAGGGCATAAGCAATTTTTTAACTCGGATTTCAATGTTGTTAAATGTGGTGGGTGGTTCAGCAAAGAGAAGGGATATGATTAGAGATATAAATCATGAACAAGTGAGGAAGGCCTTGGGTTGTGGGCAACTTGAGACGGGGACAGGGTTAAATCAAGAGCAATGCCTTCAAAGACCCGGAGATACTCGTTGGAGCTCGCATTATAAAACTTTTAAAAGTTTGGTCAGCATGTTTCCTACAGTAGTTCAGGTGCTAAAAGTTGTGGAAAAAGATGACAAGGATTGGAGAAATAGAGATCAAGCATCAAATCTTCTAGTCTATTTTCAATCTTTTGactttgtcttttatttgcatCTCATGTTAACTACATTAGCAGCCACAAACACTTTGTCTTTATCATTGCAACGCAAGGACCAAGACATTGTGAATGCCATTGGATGTGTAAGATCAACTAGACACCATTTGATTAGCCTTAGAAGAGATGAGTGGGGTAAATTGTTAGATGAAGTGAATGAGTTTTGTGCCATGCATGATATTGGTACATTGCAAATGGAAGATACATACATTGATCCCCAACAACCTAGGAAAAAATCTGGAATTACAAATAAGCATCACTATGAAGTGGATTGCTTTAATGAAGTTATTGATTGGCTAGTCCAAGAGCTTGATAGTCGTTTTAATGAGACAAGCTCTGAATTGCTTGTTTGCTCGGCTGCATTCAATCCAAGAGATTCATTTGCTGATTTTGATGTGGATAATTTGATGAGATTAGCAGAACTATATCCTGATGATTTTAGCTTTGATGATTTGAGGGAGCTTAGACACCAATTGTGCCTTTATATTGCTGATGTACGAGAAGATGGTAGATTCTCCAACTTAAATACTATTGGTGAGCTTTCCCAGAAAATGGTGCAGTCAAAGAAGCACCATCGTTATACATTTGTTTATTGGCTCTTGAAGCTTGTGCTAGTATTGCCTATCGCTACTGCAACGGTAGAGAGATGTTTTCATGCCATGAAGATTGTGAAGACTTGCTTAGCTAATCGCATGGGCGATGAGCACTTGAGTAATAGGCTTATTTGCTATGTGGAGAAAGAAATACTGAAGAAAGTTACCAATGAGGCTGTGGTTCGACGTTTTATGAACATGGAAGGAAAAGATCGCAAATATGATATCTGA
- the LOC120698605 gene encoding potassium channel AKT2-like isoform X1, whose product MKVSSGFESASASSAGGSAGSGSGSSSGWGSGSFNLRNLSKVILPPLGGPSGHSQLHAGSDKWVISPLDSRYRCWETFMVVLVAYSAWVYPFEVAFMNASPKGGLEVADIVVDLFFAVDIVLTFFVAYIDPRTQLLVRDRKKIALRYLSTFFIMDVASTIPFQGLAYLITGEVREGAAYSLLGVLRLWRLRKVKQFFTRLEKDIRFSYFWVRCARLVAVTLFLVHCAGCLYYLIADRYPDRDKTWIGAAIPNFRQASLRIRYISSIYWSITTMTTVGYGDLHAENTVEMVFNILYMLFNLGLTAYLIGNMTNLVVEGTRRTMEFRNSVRAASNFVGRNRLPPRLKQQILAYMCLKFRADSLNQQQLMDQLPKSIYKSICEQLFLPVVRDVYLFRGVSREGLLCLVTKMKPEYIPPREDVIVQDEAPEDVYVVVSGEVEAVRLDGADERVQATLGARDIFGEASALSDRAQGFTFRTRTLSQLLRLKQATLKEAMQTRPEDSVVIINNFLKHQVEMHGMKVEDLLGENTGEPQGDASNVLTVAAMGNSALLEDLLRAGKDADVGDAKGRTALHIAAAKGYEDCVLVLLKHGCNVNIRDAQGGTALWHAVAAGHHRISNILYHFARVSSPRAGGDVLCLAARRNDVGALRELLRLGVDADAEDHDGATALRAAVAEGHADAARFLIMNGASVDKAGLDDGGGSGPGGARLTMSPVELRELLRKRELGHQITILNPPAVVPVNGEGSSSGHSRQGRFPSASPPDSARWPRPRVSIYKGHPFARTQSSDAGKLIHLPGTMEELRAIIREKLKVVHAEKAPIVNDEGAEVDSVDVIRDNDKLFVVTEEDLRRLAAMEPVPASS is encoded by the exons ATGAAGGTCAGCTCGGGCTTTGAgagcgcgagcgcgagcagcgccggcggctCTGCTGGCTCGGGCTCCGGCAGCAGCTCCGGCTGGGGCTCGGGCTCCTTCAACCTCCGGAACCTATCCAAGGTCATCCTGCCGCCGCTCGGCGGGCCCTCCGGCCACAGCCAGCTCCATGCCGGCTCCGACAAGTGGGTCATCTCGCCGCTCGACTCCAGATACAG GTGCTGGGAGACGTTCATGGTGGTCCTGGTGGCGTACTCGGCGTGGGTGTACCCGTTCGAGGTGGCGTTCATGAACGCGTCCCCCAagggcggcctggaggtggcgGACATCGTCGTCGACCTCTTCTTCGCCGTCGACATCGTGCTCACCTTCTTCGTCGCCTACATCGACCCCAGGACCCAGCTGCTCGTCCGCGACAGGAAGAAGATTGCCCTCAG GTACCTGTCGACGTTCTTCATCATGGACGTGGCGTCGACGATCCCGTTCCAGGGCCTGGCCTACCTCATCACCGGCGAGGTCCGGGAGGGAGCCGCCTACAGCCTGCTCGGCGTGCTCCGCCTCTGGCGGCTCCGCAAGGTCAAGCAGTTCTTCACCAGGCTCGAGAAGGACATCCGCTTCAGCTACTTCTGGGTCCGCTGCGCGCGCCTCGTCGCG GTGACGCTGTTCTTGGTGCACTGCGCCGGCTGCCTCTACTACCTGATCGCCGACCGGTACCCGGACCGGGACAAGACGTGGATCGGCGCGGCGATCCCCAACTTCCGGCAGGCCAGCCTGCGGATCCGCTACATCTCCTCCATCTACTGGTCCATCACCACCATGACCACCGTCGGCTACGGCGACCTCCACGCCGAGAACACCGTCGAGATGGTCTTCAACATCCTCTACATGCTCTTCAACCTCGGCCTCACCGCCTACCTCATCGGCAACATGACCAACCTCGTCGTCGAGGGCACCCGCCGCACCATGGAGTTC AGGAACAGCGTCAGGGCGGCGTCCAACTTCGTGGGCCGGAAccgcctgccgccgcggctCAAGCAGCAGATCCTGGCCTACATGTGCCTCAAGTTCAGGGCCGATAGCCTGAACCAGCAGCAGCTCATGGACCAGCTGCCCAAGTCCATCTACAAGAGCATCTGCGAGCAGCTCTTCCTCCCAGTCGTCAGGGACGTCTACCTCTTCAGGGGCGTCTCCAGGGAGGGGCTCCTCTGCCTCGTCACCAAGATGAAGCCCGAGTACATCCCGCCGCGGGAGGACGTGATCGTGCAGGACGAGGCGCCCGAGGACGTGTACGTCGTCGtctccggcgaggtggaggccGTGCGGCTCGACGGCGCCGACGAGCGGGTGCAGGCCACGCTGGGGGCGCGGGACATCTTCGGCGAGGCCAGCGCGCTGAGCGACCGCGCACAGGGCTTCACGTTCCGGACCAGGACGCTCAGCCAGCTGCTGCGCCTCAAGCAGGCCACGCTCAAGGAGGCCATGCAGACCAGGCCCGAGGACAGCGTCGTCATCATCAACAACTTCCTCAAG CATCAGGTCGAGATGCATGGCATGAAGGTCGAGGACTTGCTGGGAGAGAACACTGGCGAGCCGCAGGGCGATGCTAGTAATGTGCTCACGGTCGCCGCGATGGGGAACAGCGCCTTGCTCGAGGACCTCCTCAGGGCCGGGAAGGACGCCGACGTCGGCGACGCCAAGGGCAGGACAGCACTG CACATCGCGGCGGCCAAGGGGTACGAGGACTGCGTGCTGGTGCTCCTCAAGCACGGCTGCAACGTCAACATCCGGGACGCGCAGGGCGGCACGGCGCTGTGGCACGCCGTCGCGGCGGGGCACCACAGGATCTCCAACATCCTCTACCACTTCGCGCGCGTGTCgagcccgcgcgccggcggcgacgtcctgtgcctcgcggcgcgccGCAACGACGTCGGCGCGCTCCGGGAGCTGCTCAGGCTCGGCGTGGACGCGGACGCGGAGGACCACGACGGCGCCACCGCGCTGCGCGCCGCGGTGGCCGAGGGCCACGCCGACGCGGCCAGGTTCCTGATCATGAACGGGGCCAGCGTCGACAAGGCCGgcctcgacgacggcggcggctccggccccggcggcgcgcggctgacGATGTCGCCGGTCGAGCTGCGCGAGCTCCTGCGGAAGCGGGAGCTCGGCCACCAGATCACCATCCTCAACCCGCCAGCGGTTGTCCCGGTGAACGGCGAAGGCTCGTCGTCGGGGCACAGCCGCCAGGGCAGGTTCCCGAGCGCAAGCCCGCCGGACAGCGCCCGCTGGCCTCGCCCTCGCGTGAGCATATACAAGGGCCACCCGTTCGCCAGAACCCAGAGCTCGGACGCCGGCAAGCTGATCCACCTGCCCGGCACGATGGAAGAGCTCAGAGCCATCATCC GCGAGAAGCTGAAGGTCGTCCACGCGGAGAAGGCGCCGATCGTGAACGACGAAGGAGCGGAGGTCGACTCCGTCGACGTGATCAGGGACAACGACAAGCTGTTCGTGGTCACCGAAGAGGATCTGAGGCGGCTGGCAGCCATGGAACCGGTGCCCGCGTCGTCGTAG